Part of the Flavobacterium sp. KS-LB2 genome is shown below.
TAACATAAATATGCAAAGAATAAAGTCCAAATTTGATGCTTTCAGGCAAAAGACCAATATAGTAATTTACGGAACCAACACGGCTTCTGGTCGGTTATTTGATCTTGTACTTTTAGGTGTGATTCTAGTAAGTGTAGTAATTGTTATGCTCGAAACTGTCAAAGGTTTCGATATAAAATACCACCAAGAACTTATTGTATTAGAATGGATTATCACCATTTTCTTTACTTTAGAATATATTCTTAGAATAATTTCCATCAAAAAACCATTGAAATACATCTTTAGTTTTTATGGAATAATCGATTTAATTGCAACATTACCCATGTATTTCTCGCTGTTTTTTGTTGGAACCAGCGTTTTAACCGTAGTCAGAGCACTGAGATTGTTGCGACTATTCAAAATTTTGAAACACCCTAAATTCTCCAGCCAATCCACACACCTAAAAGAAGCATTAATAGCCAGCAAAGGAAAAATACTGATTTTCATTTATTTCATGCTCATCAGCAGCATAATAATAGGATCAGTCATGTACATTGTCGAAGGAAAAGAAGGCGGCTTCACTAGTATTCCTATCAGTATTTATTGGACCATCGTTACATTAACAACGGTTGGGTACGGGGATATTTCGCCCATAACACCGCTGGGACAAGCCATCGCTTCGGTAGTAATGATTATGGGTTACGGTATAATTGCTGTTCCTACAGGAATCGTTTCGGCTGAATTTGCCAATAGCAATC
Proteins encoded:
- a CDS encoding ion transporter — encoded protein: MQRIKSKFDAFRQKTNIVIYGTNTASGRLFDLVLLGVILVSVVIVMLETVKGFDIKYHQELIVLEWIITIFFTLEYILRIISIKKPLKYIFSFYGIIDLIATLPMYFSLFFVGTSVLTVVRALRLLRLFKILKHPKFSSQSTHLKEALIASKGKILIFIYFMLISSIIIGSVMYIVEGKEGGFTSIPISIYWTIVTLTTVGYGDISPITPLGQAIASVVMIMGYGIIAVPTGIVSAEFANSNRKKPREERINPCSVCGTEGHEYNAKYCFHCGAEL